A genomic window from Candidatus Nanoarchaeia archaeon includes:
- the gatB gene encoding Asp-tRNA(Asn)/Glu-tRNA(Gln) amidotransferase subunit GatB translates to MKFDSDIVIGLEVHVQLDTKTKLFCGCPTKGSDEPNSRTCPTCLGMPGSRPVFNKKALEYGLKFAIATGSAISKQLVFSRKSYFYPDLAKNYQITQYELPLAKDGFITVNGRKIMLTRAHLEEDPAALVHPKGVGKSAYVLVDYNRSGNPLLEIVTEPMLRSPEEAREFLRELMKILSYLEIFDLKDGIIKADANVSIQRTGYARIEIKNITGFKEIEAALKYEVDRQRTEKVVTETRLWDSERRVTERLREKEAEIDYGYIVDSDLPMVEITDQMVEKISKEMPELAAAKMERFVKEHGLAKEDALVLTAEKTLAELYEKVAKHVERKLAAKWLRRELMRVVHYNKKELHEVIVDEGNLIALLGLVQEGKITEQVGQKLIEMLIERPFDVKAYVKKEGLAAVSDTKKLEKYCKEAIKENSKAVEDYKKGNEKALHFIVGAVMKKTKGKATPKEVNEILKRMVGR, encoded by the coding sequence ATGAAATTTGACTCAGATATTGTAATTGGTCTGGAAGTGCACGTCCAGCTTGACACAAAGACAAAGCTCTTCTGCGGCTGCCCGACAAAGGGCTCTGATGAGCCGAACAGCAGGACATGCCCAACATGCCTCGGCATGCCGGGAAGCAGGCCGGTTTTTAACAAGAAAGCCTTGGAGTATGGATTGAAGTTTGCAATTGCGACAGGCTCTGCCATTTCAAAGCAGCTTGTATTTTCAAGGAAGAGCTATTTCTATCCTGATTTGGCAAAGAACTACCAGATAACCCAGTACGAGCTGCCCCTTGCAAAGGACGGGTTTATCACTGTCAATGGAAGGAAGATCATGCTGACAAGAGCACACCTTGAAGAGGATCCTGCTGCATTGGTGCACCCAAAGGGAGTTGGGAAAAGCGCATATGTTCTCGTGGATTACAACAGGAGCGGAAATCCTCTGCTTGAGATTGTTACCGAGCCCATGCTGAGGTCTCCAGAAGAGGCAAGGGAGTTCCTCAGGGAGCTGATGAAGATCCTGAGCTATCTTGAGATTTTTGACTTGAAAGATGGGATCATTAAGGCAGACGCAAACGTTTCCATTCAAAGGACAGGGTATGCCCGTATTGAAATAAAAAATATAACAGGGTTTAAAGAGATTGAGGCAGCGCTAAAATATGAAGTTGACCGGCAGCGAACGGAGAAGGTGGTAACAGAAACGAGATTGTGGGATTCAGAGAGGAGAGTGACTGAACGGCTGCGTGAAAAGGAGGCCGAGATTGACTATGGGTATATCGTTGATTCTGACCTGCCGATGGTTGAGATCACAGATCAGATGGTTGAGAAGATCTCGAAAGAGATGCCTGAGCTTGCTGCTGCGAAGATGGAGAGGTTTGTAAAGGAGCACGGGTTGGCCAAGGAGGATGCTTTAGTGCTTACCGCTGAAAAGACTCTTGCTGAGCTGTATGAGAAGGTTGCAAAGCACGTTGAGAGAAAGCTTGCTGCGAAATGGCTGAGAAGGGAACTCATGAGGGTAGTGCATTACAATAAGAAGGAATTGCATGAGGTTATTGTTGATGAGGGGAATTTGATTGCTCTCCTTGGATTGGTCCAGGAAGGAAAGATAACTGAGCAGGTTGGCCAGAAGTTGATTGAGATGCTCATTGAGAGGCCATTTGACGTTAAAGCATATGTGAAAAAAGAGGGCCTGGCAGCTGTTTCTGACACAAAAAAGCTTGAGAAATACTGCAAAGAGGCGATCAAGGAGAACAGCAAGGCAGTTGAGGACTACAAAAAAGGGAATGAAAAGGCCCTTCACTTCATCGTCGGAGCAGTCATGAAGAAGACCAAAGGCAAGGCAACTCCCAAGGAAGTCAATGAGATTCTGAAGAGGATGGTTGGAAGGTAA
- a CDS encoding amidase family protein: MRIPEFVQAVKRGEIDIVEHTHKVLDICAHVNSEYHYFTAITQEALQRAKELSRRKEKRGVLWGVPVSAKDAISVMGVETTGGSRILKGYMPLFDATAVEKLRDEGAIIIGKTSQDEFGFGSFGINVGKGYEISLNPFDKRRVCGGSSAGSAGITQKLDTHASLGESTGGSIVNPASFCGVVGLTPTYGRVSRHGLLDYGTSFDKIGPMAKSVEDAAYVLSSISGHDKADATSANIKKEAFHSFVKKDIRGMKMGVIKGSLENADTLVQKGCQEGIRKLEEQGCEIRTIELPITMKYGVSCYYLLATAEASTNLARYCGMRYGTHEELKGDFNSYFSDVRSGHFGKEAKRRIMLGTFARMAGFRDAYYLKAAKIRTLIVNEYKKAFKRVDALVSPTVPKLPLTFDEVKRLSVLENYMFDVLTVGPNVAGIPHMSVPVSMQKGLPVGLMLMTDHFEEGKLVQIGSKAEMQKQ, from the coding sequence ATGAGGATTCCAGAATTTGTCCAGGCTGTGAAACGCGGAGAGATTGATATTGTTGAACATACACACAAAGTGTTGGATATCTGCGCCCACGTCAATTCTGAGTACCATTACTTCACGGCTATAACCCAGGAAGCTTTGCAAAGGGCAAAAGAGCTCAGCAGAAGAAAGGAGAAGAGGGGGGTATTATGGGGTGTTCCTGTTTCTGCAAAGGATGCGATCTCCGTGATGGGGGTAGAGACGACAGGCGGGAGCAGGATATTGAAGGGGTACATGCCTTTGTTTGATGCAACTGCTGTTGAAAAACTCCGCGATGAGGGCGCAATTATCATTGGAAAGACATCTCAGGATGAGTTCGGGTTTGGAAGCTTTGGGATCAATGTTGGGAAAGGCTATGAGATCTCCTTGAACCCCTTTGACAAGAGGAGGGTATGCGGCGGAAGCAGCGCAGGAAGCGCAGGGATAACTCAAAAGCTTGATACGCATGCTTCGCTTGGAGAATCGACAGGGGGATCTATTGTCAATCCTGCCTCCTTTTGCGGTGTTGTTGGATTGACTCCCACCTATGGCCGTGTTTCCAGACATGGATTGCTCGATTACGGAACAAGTTTTGACAAGATCGGGCCAATGGCAAAGAGTGTTGAGGATGCTGCATATGTCTTAAGCAGTATCTCAGGCCATGACAAGGCTGATGCAACATCTGCAAACATAAAGAAAGAGGCGTTTCATTCCTTTGTTAAGAAAGACATCAGAGGGATGAAGATGGGTGTGATTAAGGGAAGCCTTGAGAATGCTGATACGCTTGTTCAGAAAGGATGCCAGGAAGGGATCAGAAAGCTTGAGGAGCAGGGGTGTGAGATTCGGACAATTGAATTGCCTATAACGATGAAGTACGGCGTTTCCTGCTACTATCTGCTTGCAACTGCAGAAGCTTCCACGAATCTTGCAAGATATTGCGGGATGAGGTATGGAACCCATGAAGAATTAAAAGGGGATTTCAACAGCTATTTTTCTGATGTAAGGAGTGGGCATTTCGGCAAGGAAGCAAAGCGCAGGATCATGCTTGGAACCTTTGCGAGAATGGCAGGGTTCAGGGATGCGTATTACCTCAAAGCTGCAAAAATCCGGACATTGATCGTCAATGAGTACAAAAAGGCGTTTAAGCGAGTGGATGCTCTTGTAAGCCCAACAGTACCTAAGCTTCCTTTGACATTTGATGAGGTGAAAAGGCTTTCGGTCCTTGAGAATTATATGTTTGATGTGCTTACTGTCGGCCCAAATGTTGCAGGAATCCCGCACATGAGTGTTCCAGTCTCAATGCAGAAGGGCCTGCCCGTTGGCCTTATGCTCATGACAGATCATTTCGAGGAGGGAAAATTGGTTCAGATCGGAAGCAAGGCAGAGATGCAAAAGCAATGA
- the gatC gene encoding Asp-tRNA(Asn)/Glu-tRNA(Gln) amidotransferase subunit GatC, protein MEITKQTIQRVAEVSRLKLSESELKEFVAEFKEILDVFSKIDEVNTNDVEPSFQPVGLKNVLREDEAEKCLTQERALSQTRHKQDGYFKGPRVI, encoded by the coding sequence GTGGAGATTACAAAACAAACCATCCAGAGAGTCGCTGAGGTCAGCAGGCTGAAACTCTCAGAAAGCGAACTTAAGGAATTTGTTGCAGAGTTTAAGGAGATTCTGGACGTTTTTTCCAAGATTGATGAAGTTAACACGAACGATGTAGAGCCGAGCTTTCAGCCGGTTGGGCTGAAGAATGTCCTCAGGGAAGATGAAGCTGAGAAATGCCTCACCCAGGAGAGAGCGCTATCCCAGACCAGGCATAAGCAAGACGGATACTTCAAGGGGCCCCGCGTGATATGA